A DNA window from Thiobacillus denitrificans ATCC 25259 contains the following coding sequences:
- a CDS encoding putative bifunctional diguanylate cyclase/phosphodiesterase produces the protein MALSLLLLLWQASRVNQLAVSPADFLAVHSLMEVFAVVVAALIFFTGHGVQQAERSTRAMALGCAFLAVAMFDVLHFLSSPGMSDMLSPNTQHKSLVFALAARIVGGIGLLAYVLLPETQAARSGVRRYAWVAVILPLAALALLVLYTPDIVPAMYVEGVGLTRLKVGTQWLAIGLYLSAAALAHLRRGRLRGCDADSLILALLLLAASELFFTLYVEVSSTANFIGHCYKVFAYYFLYRAIYAEAVSRPFRRMRNMLTHDDLTGLPNRTAFNEQLNLSLERARRDGTSCAVLLLDLDHLQNVNDTLGHEQGDMLLVAAAARIRERLGDAGFLARFSGDEFVILLDNAEVEHARGAGEGLLRAMEQEFDIGTDRLAISASVGIVTYPADGESGSVLMRYADLALHRAKVGGRNGLVVFSRDLAEVVERRVAIEAHLKNALDRNELSLAYQPKREIGSGRLTGWEALLRWQSPKLGMVGPQEFIPIAEQTGLIVPIGQWVLRNACLQLRAWKDLGLEAGNIAVNLSTRQFRQKDLAEQIAAALEDAGLAPGDLELELTESLLMDNLASAAEVLARLEQLGIRIAIDDFGTGYSSLSYLKTFPIHCLKIDRSFIQDIPADENDTAIVRTIIALARSLGLTVVAEGVETEAQLDYLRANQCDEGQGYLLSRPLDPDACTRLMRAGVVAA, from the coding sequence TTGGCGCTGAGCCTGCTGCTATTGCTGTGGCAGGCAAGCCGGGTGAATCAATTGGCGGTCTCGCCGGCCGACTTTCTCGCCGTTCATTCCCTGATGGAGGTCTTCGCGGTCGTGGTTGCCGCGCTCATCTTCTTCACCGGGCACGGGGTGCAGCAGGCCGAGCGGTCGACCCGCGCCATGGCACTCGGCTGCGCGTTCCTCGCGGTCGCGATGTTCGACGTCCTGCATTTCCTATCCTCCCCCGGGATGTCGGACATGCTGAGCCCCAACACTCAGCATAAATCCCTCGTTTTCGCGCTGGCGGCGCGCATCGTGGGCGGCATCGGACTGCTCGCCTATGTGCTGCTGCCGGAGACGCAAGCCGCACGCTCGGGCGTCCGCCGCTACGCATGGGTCGCGGTCATATTGCCCCTGGCTGCGCTGGCGCTGCTCGTTCTCTACACTCCCGACATCGTGCCGGCGATGTACGTGGAGGGCGTCGGGCTCACGCGCCTGAAGGTCGGCACGCAGTGGCTGGCGATCGGCCTTTACCTGTCCGCCGCGGCGCTCGCCCACCTGCGTCGCGGACGGCTCAGGGGTTGCGACGCCGATAGCCTGATTCTGGCCCTGCTGCTGCTGGCGGCGAGCGAACTGTTCTTCACGCTCTACGTCGAGGTCAGCAGCACCGCGAATTTCATCGGCCATTGCTACAAGGTGTTCGCCTACTATTTTCTGTACCGCGCGATCTACGCCGAGGCGGTGAGCCGGCCGTTCCGCCGCATGCGCAACATGCTCACCCACGACGACCTGACCGGGCTGCCCAACCGCACGGCGTTCAACGAACAGCTCAATCTCTCGCTCGAGCGCGCGCGCCGCGACGGGACTTCCTGCGCGGTGTTACTGCTCGACCTCGACCATCTGCAGAACGTCAACGACACGCTCGGCCATGAGCAGGGCGATATGCTGCTGGTCGCTGCCGCCGCGCGCATCCGTGAGCGCCTCGGCGACGCCGGCTTCCTTGCCCGGTTCAGCGGCGACGAATTCGTGATCCTGCTCGACAACGCCGAAGTCGAGCATGCCAGGGGAGCAGGCGAGGGCCTGCTGCGTGCCATGGAGCAGGAGTTCGACATCGGCACCGATCGCCTCGCGATCAGCGCGAGCGTCGGCATCGTCACCTATCCGGCCGACGGCGAATCGGGGAGCGTGCTCATGCGCTATGCCGACCTCGCGCTCCATCGCGCCAAGGTCGGTGGCCGCAACGGCCTCGTCGTCTTCAGCCGCGATCTCGCCGAGGTGGTCGAACGCCGCGTCGCGATCGAGGCCCACCTCAAGAACGCGCTCGACCGCAACGAGCTGTCGCTCGCCTATCAGCCCAAGCGGGAAATCGGCAGCGGGCGGCTCACCGGCTGGGAGGCGCTGCTGCGCTGGCAGTCGCCGAAGCTCGGCATGGTCGGCCCGCAGGAGTTCATTCCGATTGCCGAGCAGACCGGCCTCATCGTGCCGATCGGCCAATGGGTGCTACGCAACGCCTGCCTGCAGTTGCGCGCGTGGAAAGACCTCGGGCTCGAGGCCGGCAATATCGCCGTGAACCTGTCGACGCGACAGTTCCGGCAGAAGGACCTCGCCGAGCAGATCGCGGCCGCGCTCGAGGACGCCGGCCTCGCCCCGGGCGATCTCGAACTCGAACTCACCGAATCCTTGCTCATGGACAATCTGGCGTCGGCGGCCGAGGTTCTCGCCAGACTCGAGCAGCTCGGCATACGCATCGCGATCGACGATTTCGGAACCGGCTACTCGTCGCTCAGCTACCTCAAGACCTTCCCGATCCACTGTCTGAAGATCGACCGCTCGTTCATCCAGGACATTCCGGCGGACGAGAACGACACCGCGATCGTGCGCACGATCATTGCCCTGGCGCGCAGCCTGGGCCTCACCGTCGTCGCCGAGGGTGTCGAAACCGAGGCCCAGCTCGACTATCTGCGGGCCAACCAGTGCGACGAGGGTCAGGGCTATCTGCTCAGCCGCCCGCTCGATCCCGATGCCTGCACGCGCCTGATGCGCGCCGGCGTGGTAGCGGCCTGA
- a CDS encoding YqgE/AlgH family protein produces MENVNLTNHFLIAMPGMVDPNFNGTLTYICDHSDQGALGVVVNRPIDLDLSTLFEQIGLSLPEGLHGEIVYFGGPVQTERGFVLHTPPLTFSSTLTVNDAVSLTTSKDVLEAVSQGAGPEKFIVSLGYAGWSAGQLEDELKQNAWLSVAADPQVIFDLAPEERLPAAMKLLGIDFASLSDEAGHA; encoded by the coding sequence ATGGAAAACGTCAACCTTACCAATCACTTCCTGATCGCCATGCCGGGCATGGTCGATCCCAATTTCAACGGGACGCTGACCTACATCTGCGATCACAGCGACCAGGGAGCGCTCGGCGTGGTGGTCAACCGCCCGATTGACCTCGACCTGTCGACGCTGTTCGAGCAGATCGGGCTCTCGCTGCCCGAAGGCCTGCACGGCGAGATCGTGTACTTCGGCGGCCCGGTCCAGACCGAACGCGGCTTCGTCCTGCACACCCCCCCGCTCACCTTCAGCTCCACGCTCACGGTCAACGACGCCGTCAGCCTGACGACGTCGAAGGATGTGCTCGAAGCGGTGAGCCAAGGCGCGGGGCCGGAGAAATTCATCGTCTCGCTCGGCTATGCGGGCTGGTCGGCGGGGCAACTGGAAGATGAACTCAAACAGAACGCCTGGTTGTCGGTCGCGGCCGACCCGCAGGTGATTTTCGACCTGGCCCCCGAAGAACGCCTGCCCGCGGCGATGAAGCTCCTCGGCATCGACTTCGCGAGCCTCTCGGACGAAGCCGGACACGCTTGA
- the ruvX gene encoding Holliday junction resolvase RuvX: protein MSDAQTHGTVLAFDLGLKRTGVASGELAIGIAHPLTVIQAESTDARMAAIEKLAAEWQPALFVLGLPTRADGSENEMTRVARNFARRLESRFERPVFLIDERLTSATAESELHARGIHGKKNKALTDAVAAQLILQGFFDARLTA, encoded by the coding sequence TTGAGCGATGCACAGACCCACGGCACGGTGCTGGCCTTCGACCTCGGTTTGAAGCGCACCGGCGTCGCCTCGGGCGAACTCGCGATCGGGATCGCGCACCCGCTGACCGTCATTCAGGCGGAGTCGACCGACGCGCGCATGGCGGCGATCGAGAAGCTCGCCGCCGAATGGCAGCCGGCCCTCTTCGTGCTGGGCCTGCCGACGCGCGCCGACGGCAGCGAAAACGAAATGACGCGGGTCGCCCGCAACTTCGCGCGCAGATTAGAATCTCGCTTCGAGCGACCGGTTTTTCTGATCGACGAGCGTCTCACGAGTGCGACCGCCGAATCGGAACTCCACGCCCGGGGCATCCACGGCAAGAAAAACAAGGCGCTGACCGACGCGGTCGCCGCACAACTCATCCTGCAGGGTTTTTTTGATGCACGCCTCACTGCCTGA
- the pyrR gene encoding bifunctional pyr operon transcriptional regulator/uracil phosphoribosyltransferase PyrR → MHASLPDANTLIARLAESIAPTFAPETVIVGIHSGGVWVAERLHALLKCASPVGALDISFYRDDFSRIGLHPQVKPSNLPFDLENRVILLVDDVLHTGRTVRAAMNELFDYGRPASIRLAVLVDRGGRELPIRPDFAALTLEVPPHQNINLSRLDDGHLTLSLA, encoded by the coding sequence ATGCACGCCTCACTGCCTGACGCCAACACGCTGATCGCGCGGCTCGCCGAAAGCATCGCCCCGACGTTCGCGCCCGAGACCGTGATCGTCGGCATCCACAGCGGCGGCGTCTGGGTCGCCGAGCGGCTCCACGCGCTGCTGAAGTGCGCGTCGCCCGTCGGCGCGCTCGACATTTCGTTTTACCGCGACGACTTTTCGCGCATCGGCCTGCATCCGCAGGTGAAACCGTCGAACCTGCCGTTCGACCTCGAGAACCGCGTCATCCTGCTCGTCGACGACGTCCTGCACACCGGGCGCACCGTACGTGCGGCGATGAACGAGCTGTTCGATTACGGCCGCCCCGCGTCGATTCGGCTCGCCGTGCTCGTCGATCGCGGCGGACGCGAGCTGCCGATCCGCCCGGATTTCGCCGCGCTCACACTCGAGGTCCCGCCTCACCAGAACATCAATCTCTCACGCCTCGACGACGGCCACCTCACGCTCAGCCTCGCATGA
- a CDS encoding aspartate carbamoyltransferase catalytic subunit, translated as MNPQLTPDGRLRHLLTLDGLPRATLTHILDTAESFMDVGEREVKKVPLLRGKSIFNLFFEPSTRTRTTFEIAAKRLSADVVNLNIATSSQTKGEAILDTVDNLSAMHADMFIVRHSQSGAAHFIARHVAPHISVVNAGDGRHAHPTQGLLDMFTIRRFKGEFHNLTVAIVGDVLHSRVARSQIHALTTLGVPEVRVIGPKTLLPTGVEQLGVKVFHDMAAGLAGCDVVIMLRLQNERMKGARLPSAQEYFKFFGLTPEKLALAKPDAIVMHPGPMNRGVEIASEVADGPQSVILPQVTYGIAVRMAVMALLAGGAST; from the coding sequence ATGAATCCACAACTGACGCCGGACGGCAGGCTGCGCCACCTGCTGACGCTCGACGGCCTGCCGCGCGCGACCCTGACGCACATCCTCGACACCGCCGAATCCTTCATGGACGTCGGCGAGCGCGAGGTGAAGAAAGTGCCGCTGTTGCGCGGCAAGTCGATTTTCAACCTGTTCTTCGAGCCGTCGACGCGCACGCGCACGACTTTCGAGATCGCAGCGAAGCGTCTGTCGGCCGACGTCGTGAACCTGAATATCGCGACCTCGAGCCAGACCAAGGGCGAGGCGATCCTCGACACCGTCGACAACCTCTCGGCGATGCACGCCGACATGTTCATCGTGCGCCATTCGCAATCCGGCGCCGCGCATTTCATCGCGCGCCACGTCGCCCCGCACATCTCGGTCGTCAACGCGGGCGACGGCCGCCACGCCCACCCGACGCAGGGCCTCCTGGACATGTTCACGATCCGGCGTTTCAAGGGCGAATTCCATAACCTGACCGTCGCCATCGTCGGCGACGTGCTGCATTCGCGCGTCGCACGCTCGCAGATCCACGCACTGACCACACTCGGCGTGCCGGAGGTGCGCGTGATCGGGCCCAAGACCCTGCTCCCTACCGGCGTCGAGCAGCTCGGCGTCAAGGTGTTCCACGACATGGCAGCCGGGCTCGCCGGCTGCGACGTCGTGATCATGCTGCGCCTGCAGAACGAACGCATGAAGGGCGCGCGGCTGCCGTCGGCGCAGGAATACTTCAAATTCTTCGGGCTGACCCCGGAAAAACTCGCGCTCGCCAAGCCGGACGCGATCGTCATGCACCCCGGCCCGATGAACCGCGGCGTCGAAATCGCGTCCGAGGTCGCAGACGGCCCGCAGTCGGTGATCCTGCCGCAGGTAACCTACGGCATCGCGGTACGCATGGCGGTCATGGCGCTGCTCGCCGGGGGAGCCTCGACTTGA
- a CDS encoding dihydroorotase — translation MKIHIKNGRVIDPASGRDEIADLFIAAGRIVTSDAPTFHANRTIDASGLVVCPGLVDLSVRLREPGFEYKATLESEMLAAAAGGVTSLACPPDTDPPLDEPGLVEMLKFRAKNLPGPRVYPVGALTQKLEGKMLTEMAELTEAGCRAFTQADAPLTDTLVLLRAMEYAATFGFRLWLRAQDVTLARGGIAHDGAIASRLGLPGIPALAETVALATILQLMRETGARVHLARLSTREGIAMVQAAKAQGLAVTCDVATTHVHLSENDLVGFDSHLHLVPPLRSLRDRDAIREALRDGAVDALCSDHTPVDEDEKQVPFGESSPGASGVELLLPLTLKWAREMNVPLPRALALITCEPARILDIPAGELAAGANADVCIFDAQAEWVVTSKSLASQGDNTPFLNHPMQGRVRYTLIDGHIDFESAR, via the coding sequence ATGAAGATACATATCAAGAACGGCCGCGTCATCGACCCGGCGAGCGGTCGCGACGAAATCGCCGATCTGTTCATCGCCGCGGGCAGGATCGTCACGAGCGACGCCCCGACCTTCCATGCCAACCGGACGATCGATGCGAGCGGACTCGTCGTCTGCCCAGGTCTCGTCGACCTCTCGGTGCGCCTGCGCGAACCGGGCTTCGAGTACAAGGCGACGCTCGAATCGGAAATGCTTGCGGCCGCGGCCGGCGGCGTCACCTCGCTCGCCTGTCCGCCCGACACCGACCCACCGCTCGACGAACCGGGCCTCGTCGAAATGCTCAAATTCCGCGCGAAGAACCTGCCCGGTCCGCGGGTCTATCCGGTCGGCGCGCTGACGCAGAAGCTCGAAGGCAAGATGCTCACCGAAATGGCCGAGCTGACCGAGGCCGGATGCCGCGCCTTCACCCAGGCCGACGCGCCCCTGACCGACACGCTGGTGCTACTGCGCGCAATGGAATACGCGGCGACCTTCGGCTTCCGGTTGTGGTTGCGGGCGCAGGACGTCACGCTCGCACGCGGCGGTATCGCCCACGATGGCGCCATCGCCTCGCGCCTCGGCCTGCCGGGGATTCCGGCGCTCGCAGAGACCGTCGCCCTCGCGACCATCCTGCAGCTGATGCGCGAGACCGGCGCCCGCGTCCACCTCGCGCGCCTGTCGACCCGCGAGGGAATCGCGATGGTGCAGGCCGCGAAGGCGCAAGGTCTCGCGGTGACCTGCGACGTCGCCACGACCCACGTGCACCTGTCCGAGAACGACCTGGTCGGCTTCGACTCGCACCTGCATCTCGTGCCGCCGCTCAGGAGCTTGCGCGACCGCGACGCGATTCGCGAGGCACTGCGCGACGGCGCGGTCGACGCGCTGTGCTCCGACCACACCCCGGTCGACGAGGACGAAAAGCAGGTGCCGTTCGGCGAATCATCGCCCGGCGCCTCGGGCGTCGAGCTGCTCTTGCCGCTGACCTTGAAATGGGCGCGCGAGATGAACGTGCCGCTGCCGCGCGCACTCGCGCTGATCACGTGTGAGCCCGCGCGGATTCTCGACATCCCGGCGGGTGAACTCGCCGCGGGTGCCAACGCCGACGTCTGCATTTTCGACGCGCAGGCGGAATGGGTCGTGACCTCGAAAAGTCTTGCGAGCCAGGGCGACAACACGCCCTTCCTCAACCACCCGATGCAAGGGCGCGTGCGCTATACCCTGATCGACGGACATATCGATTTTGAGTCGGCGCGCTGA
- the lnt gene encoding apolipoprotein N-acyltransferase: protein MPFAQLLIPLIAGVAAVAGFAPFGLWPLPILSLAVLFVMLERAPSLRAGLALGFAWGLGFFLTGVSWVYVSLSVYGGMPAWLAGLATFLFCGFLALFPAAVGGLHARLRGHQRTPLAPVVRLLVLLPMLWGASEWVRGWIFTGFPWLVVGYSQVPASPLAGYAPLTGVYGVSFVLASLAALLTWLLTPGRRLAARAWALGAIAVALFGGQLLRGVAWTTPDGGPTSVALLQGNVPQAMKWQPERTLPTLETYLRMAAASPARLIVLPETALPLFESDLPERYRERLAELGRANGGDVLAGLPTGSYEHGYYNSVISLGSAPGQRYHKIHLVPFGEYIPLRALWGWVVEVLHIPLSDFSRGGVEQRPLAIGGQRVAADICYEDAFGEEIIRQLPEASVLVNVSNLAWFGDSFAPWQHVQMSQMRALESGRMMLRATNTGVTAIIDARGNLLASLPLFTAGSLTGEIQGYAGSTPYVRWGNAPVLALWGVIGVGLLALRFRRSP, encoded by the coding sequence CTGCCGTTCGCGCAACTGCTGATCCCGCTTATCGCCGGCGTGGCGGCAGTCGCGGGTTTTGCGCCCTTCGGCCTGTGGCCGCTGCCGATCCTCAGCCTCGCCGTGCTCTTCGTCATGCTCGAACGCGCGCCCTCGCTGCGCGCGGGCTTGGCGCTGGGCTTCGCATGGGGACTCGGTTTTTTCCTCACCGGCGTGAGCTGGGTCTACGTCAGCCTCTCCGTCTACGGCGGTATGCCGGCATGGCTCGCGGGTCTGGCAACGTTCCTGTTCTGCGGGTTTCTCGCGCTCTTTCCGGCGGCGGTCGGTGGTTTGCACGCGCGCCTTCGGGGGCATCAACGCACGCCGCTTGCACCCGTCGTGCGCCTCCTGGTCCTGCTCCCGATGCTGTGGGGCGCGAGCGAATGGGTGCGCGGCTGGATTTTCACCGGCTTCCCTTGGCTGGTCGTCGGCTATTCCCAAGTTCCCGCGAGTCCGCTCGCCGGCTACGCGCCGCTCACCGGCGTGTACGGCGTGTCATTCGTGCTGGCGTCGCTTGCCGCACTGCTGACCTGGCTGCTCACGCCGGGGCGAAGGCTGGCGGCGCGCGCATGGGCGCTGGGGGCGATCGCGGTGGCGCTGTTTGGCGGGCAGCTTTTACGCGGCGTCGCGTGGACGACGCCGGACGGCGGGCCGACTTCGGTCGCGCTGCTGCAAGGCAACGTCCCCCAGGCGATGAAATGGCAGCCCGAGCGCACGCTTCCCACGCTCGAAACCTATCTGCGGATGGCGGCGGCCTCCCCGGCACGTCTGATCGTGCTGCCCGAGACCGCGCTGCCGCTGTTCGAATCCGATCTGCCCGAGCGCTACCGCGAGCGGCTCGCCGAGCTCGGCAGGGCCAATGGCGGCGACGTGCTCGCCGGCCTGCCGACCGGCTCCTACGAGCACGGCTACTACAACAGCGTGATCAGCCTCGGCAGCGCGCCCGGGCAGCGCTACCACAAGATTCACCTGGTGCCGTTCGGCGAATACATTCCGCTCAGGGCACTGTGGGGCTGGGTCGTCGAGGTGCTGCACATTCCGCTGTCGGATTTCTCGCGCGGCGGGGTCGAGCAGCGCCCGCTCGCGATCGGCGGCCAGCGCGTCGCGGCAGACATCTGCTATGAGGACGCTTTCGGCGAGGAAATCATCCGCCAGCTGCCGGAAGCGAGCGTGCTCGTGAACGTGAGCAACCTCGCCTGGTTCGGCGACTCGTTCGCGCCGTGGCAGCACGTGCAGATGTCGCAGATGCGGGCGCTCGAGAGCGGACGCATGATGCTGCGCGCGACCAATACCGGGGTCACGGCGATCATCGATGCACGCGGAAACCTGCTCGCCAGCCTGCCCCTGTTCACGGCCGGCAGCCTGACCGGCGAAATCCAGGGCTATGCGGGGAGCACACCGTATGTGCGCTGGGGCAACGCGCCGGTGCTCGCGCTATGGGGCGTGATCGGGGTCGGGCTCCTCGCCCTTCGATTCAGGCGCTCGCCCTGA
- a CDS encoding GGDEF domain-containing protein has protein sequence MLAAALVLLTGAATFALYQLREPEHSTSEELGKPVMAAQIEFLADAMQRSAASIAAHPQTLACFTALAAEVCQTQAANLHALNPNATVLFVTDGQRQLLPGFLPGETRRLLATAGKGAMATATFNLSLSHEVRDANDKRLGFVIVEQSVPQLQALFDTLPLPDAAAYAELQQNQGGGATAVLMRRGNQAIKLNARPTLIALAGTPWLIAVWRPQTPIVENVMPYVLGWLVASLAVAVLVVATTLAIRNRVVDNLRILVKFTNDLRQQRLRGDYQASLGEFQMPLETMLKLGRVMLGRQKEVSSQARLDHLSQVNNRRSFDEKQKELFATLKDGWTHSLLILDIDNFKQVNDTFGHEAGDQLIIKFGNALKSCLRNSDFIARLGGDEFCVIFPYTPLDRARELAERLRANMPESVELIPGVTQKLSWSGGLSEYSRDDGGENEALARADAALLEAKRGGRNATRVRASA, from the coding sequence ATGCTTGCCGCAGCCTTGGTGCTGCTGACGGGCGCGGCGACGTTCGCGCTTTATCAGCTGCGCGAACCCGAGCATTCGACGTCCGAGGAGCTCGGCAAGCCGGTCATGGCGGCGCAGATCGAGTTTCTCGCCGACGCCATGCAGCGCAGCGCGGCCAGCATCGCCGCGCATCCGCAGACGCTCGCCTGCTTCACCGCGCTTGCGGCCGAGGTCTGCCAGACGCAAGCCGCCAACCTCCATGCCCTGAACCCGAACGCCACCGTGCTGTTCGTCACCGACGGTCAGCGTCAGCTGCTGCCGGGCTTCCTGCCCGGCGAAACCCGGCGTTTGCTCGCCACCGCGGGCAAGGGCGCGATGGCCACAGCGACGTTCAATCTCTCGCTTTCGCACGAGGTCAGGGACGCGAACGACAAGCGCCTGGGCTTTGTGATCGTCGAGCAGAGCGTTCCCCAACTGCAGGCCTTGTTCGATACGCTGCCGCTGCCAGACGCCGCGGCCTACGCGGAACTGCAGCAGAACCAGGGCGGCGGCGCGACGGCGGTATTGATGCGCCGGGGCAACCAGGCGATCAAGCTCAACGCCCGGCCGACGCTGATCGCGCTCGCCGGTACGCCCTGGCTGATCGCGGTGTGGCGTCCGCAGACGCCGATCGTCGAGAACGTCATGCCCTACGTGCTCGGCTGGCTCGTCGCGAGCCTCGCCGTTGCCGTGCTGGTCGTCGCGACGACGCTCGCGATCCGCAATCGCGTCGTCGACAACCTGCGGATCCTCGTCAAGTTCACCAACGACCTTCGACAGCAACGCCTGCGCGGCGATTACCAGGCGAGCCTCGGCGAATTCCAGATGCCGCTCGAGACCATGCTGAAGCTCGGCAGGGTGATGCTGGGACGGCAGAAGGAGGTGTCGTCGCAGGCCCGGCTCGACCATTTGTCGCAGGTCAACAACCGGCGCAGCTTCGACGAGAAGCAGAAGGAGCTGTTCGCGACGCTGAAGGACGGCTGGACGCACAGCCTTCTGATCCTCGACATCGACAATTTCAAGCAGGTCAACGACACCTTCGGTCACGAGGCCGGCGACCAGCTCATCATCAAGTTCGGCAACGCGCTGAAGTCCTGCCTGCGCAACAGCGACTTCATCGCGCGCCTCGGCGGCGACGAGTTCTGCGTGATCTTTCCCTACACGCCGCTCGACCGCGCCCGCGAGCTGGCCGAGCGCCTGCGCGCGAACATGCCCGAAAGCGTCGAACTGATACCGGGCGTGACGCAGAAACTCTCATGGAGCGGGGGACTTTCCGAATACAGCCGTGATGACGGGGGCGAGAATGAGGCGCTCGCGCGCGCCGACGCGGCCTTGCTCGAAGCCAAGCGCGGCGGCCGCAACGCGACCCGCGTCAGGGCGAGCGCCTGA
- the dut gene encoding dUTP diphosphatase: MDVKILDARLRDQLPHYATPGAAGLDLRACIDAPITLAPGETRLVPTGMAIHLADPGYAALILPRSGLGHKHGIVLGNLVGLIDSDYQGQLMVSAWNRSEQSFELVPLERLAQLVIVPVVQARFNIVEAFETTARGEGGFGSTGRQ, encoded by the coding sequence ATGGATGTGAAGATTCTCGACGCCCGCCTGCGCGACCAGCTTCCGCATTACGCGACCCCGGGCGCCGCCGGCCTCGACCTGCGCGCGTGCATCGACGCGCCGATCACGCTCGCCCCGGGGGAAACCCGGCTCGTTCCGACGGGCATGGCGATCCATCTCGCCGACCCCGGCTACGCGGCGCTGATCCTGCCGCGCTCGGGACTCGGCCACAAGCACGGGATCGTGCTCGGCAACCTGGTCGGGCTCATCGATTCGGACTATCAGGGCCAACTCATGGTTTCGGCGTGGAACCGCAGCGAGCAGTCCTTTGAACTGGTGCCGCTCGAGCGCCTGGCGCAGCTCGTCATCGTCCCCGTGGTGCAGGCTCGCTTCAATATCGTCGAGGCCTTCGAAACGACCGCGCGGGGCGAAGGGGGATTCGGCAGTACCGGCCGCCAGTAG
- the coaBC gene encoding bifunctional phosphopantothenoylcysteine decarboxylase/phosphopantothenate--cysteine ligase CoaBC: MSLADKKIVLGVTGGIAAYKAAELCRLLVKAGADVKVVMTDAAQRFVTPLTFQALSGKPVLTAMWDAAGDGMAHIHLSRDADLVLVAPASADFLAKLAHGRADDLLSTLCLARACRLAVAPAMNREMWAAAPTRRNLDQLRADGVCLLGPEAGEQACGETGPGRMLEPVDIVAGLSPLFTTGVLAGRRVLITGGPTYEAIDPVRGLTNRSSGKMGYALARAAHEAGAEVCLVSGPTCLTTPAGVRRVDVQSATEMREAVLRELPANVFIAVAAVADYRVEAAAPQKIKKSGGGLTLTLVANPDILAEVAARPDAPFCVGFAAETERLAEHAEAKRRQKKLPLLVGNLAPDTLGADAAELVLFDDDGAHRLPRADKLEQARALIRHIASHLN, encoded by the coding sequence GTGTCGCTAGCAGACAAAAAAATCGTTCTCGGGGTGACGGGCGGGATCGCCGCCTACAAGGCTGCGGAATTGTGCCGGCTGCTCGTCAAGGCGGGTGCCGACGTAAAGGTGGTGATGACCGACGCCGCCCAGCGCTTCGTCACCCCGCTGACCTTCCAGGCCCTCTCCGGCAAGCCGGTGCTGACCGCCATGTGGGACGCGGCGGGCGATGGCATGGCCCACATTCACCTCTCGCGCGACGCCGATCTCGTGCTGGTCGCGCCGGCTTCTGCCGATTTCCTCGCCAAGCTCGCGCACGGTCGGGCCGACGACCTGCTGTCGACGCTGTGTCTCGCGCGCGCCTGCCGCCTTGCCGTCGCGCCCGCGATGAACCGCGAAATGTGGGCTGCCGCGCCGACCCGGCGCAACCTCGACCAACTGCGCGCGGACGGCGTCTGCCTGCTCGGCCCCGAGGCCGGCGAGCAGGCCTGCGGCGAAACCGGACCGGGGCGCATGCTCGAACCGGTGGACATCGTCGCCGGCCTGTCGCCGCTCTTCACTACCGGAGTTCTCGCCGGTCGCCGCGTGCTCATCACGGGCGGGCCGACCTACGAGGCGATCGACCCGGTACGCGGACTGACCAACCGCAGTTCGGGCAAGATGGGTTACGCGCTCGCGCGCGCGGCACACGAGGCCGGCGCCGAGGTCTGTCTGGTCTCGGGACCGACCTGCCTGACGACGCCGGCCGGCGTACGCCGCGTCGACGTGCAAAGTGCCACCGAGATGCGCGAGGCCGTGCTGCGCGAACTTCCCGCCAACGTCTTCATCGCCGTCGCGGCCGTCGCCGACTACCGGGTCGAGGCCGCGGCGCCGCAGAAGATCAAGAAATCCGGGGGCGGCCTCACGCTCACGCTCGTCGCCAACCCCGACATCCTGGCCGAAGTCGCTGCCCGTCCGGATGCGCCGTTTTGTGTCGGTTTCGCCGCCGAGACCGAACGCCTCGCCGAGCACGCCGAGGCCAAGCGCCGGCAGAAAAAGCTGCCGCTGCTGGTCGGCAACCTCGCGCCCGACACGCTCGGGGCGGACGCGGCAGAACTCGTGCTTTTCGACGACGACGGCGCGCACCGGCTTCCCCGCGCCGACAAACTCGAGCAGGCGCGCGCGCTCATCCGCCATATCGCAAGTCACCTCAACTGA